Proteins found in one Aneurinibacillus uraniidurans genomic segment:
- a CDS encoding transcriptional regulator encodes MEIIHQTNRTILFEEINPEKLDLITIVGDVKGIDSLSDDKIKEINETLVVKSFDEFLDKFSPTVYSFYNAANQKVMYTLRKPEGIDASAISEISIDQNNDFLKMLFTLIDTKRIQGITNVDFKFENLLDMISPKKVMDDIRQVRKEIHYLYGQYDQLDDGDPKKLDMGDKLNNMFEDASRNYNNVMAMLPLAIDDIKTRLLLGAGQEENQSEAVTIGMLSIGDNGELKIIEAPKNESAELMVVDQNGSGELAAIFEEDYEAVTDTSSSYVKDLVVRTFCPLPAVRNEVDVETEIQNYNTYLEFYKNSKDDFVKTVKPLVEKLLGVKMFFDQYATKNKGMVPSLLITNAKLDMTVKSNNIPRLETYLNTVNSKNDFTDTIWFGIVPAVELEHSGNAKVSRERFRGNQKVVKQDGNTMESLAMLLHVVKDYKIQIFFNFAAGEETTFNTMATSGIDKYMDKCSVLLRKDYSEFAIPCMPNFTIIPKDKSGVVIDSRMLQTEDGVKISQEKEDILKLWIEGVYVGASYVAAGLVAAYQCPEFLKEAFRNVSREYPGVRFDIEGGDNGLRVVTTMAKEISGFTNSIKDAINRRNFGFVFSSENAQVQGRDVKRITVYKARSMAMTEDGFDSIYKTLVSTYIERLLRFQTGDFKHDNIVRFFSNNPSSQKSKWLNAKGYINSIIHDGDDMNYVIDEKSNLCHIDLVFNGNVKNLEVTITKGTAAAKV; translated from the coding sequence ATGGAAATTATTCATCAGACGAACCGAACGATTTTGTTCGAAGAAATCAATCCGGAAAAGCTTGATCTCATAACGATTGTTGGAGATGTAAAAGGAATTGATAGTTTAAGTGACGACAAAATTAAAGAGATTAACGAAACTCTCGTAGTAAAAAGCTTTGACGAATTTTTGGACAAGTTTTCGCCCACGGTATATTCATTCTATAACGCAGCCAATCAGAAAGTTATGTATACCTTGAGGAAACCGGAAGGCATCGATGCCAGTGCCATATCTGAAATCAGCATTGATCAGAATAATGATTTCCTCAAAATGCTCTTCACGCTTATTGATACAAAAAGAATTCAGGGAATTACGAATGTTGATTTTAAATTCGAAAATTTACTCGATATGATTTCTCCGAAAAAAGTAATGGATGACATCCGGCAGGTGCGGAAGGAAATCCATTATTTGTACGGACAATATGATCAGCTTGACGATGGTGATCCGAAAAAGCTTGATATGGGTGATAAGCTCAACAACATGTTTGAAGATGCCAGCCGGAATTACAACAATGTAATGGCTATGCTACCGCTCGCCATCGATGATATCAAAACACGCCTTCTGCTCGGAGCCGGCCAGGAAGAAAACCAGTCAGAAGCCGTCACAATCGGTATGTTAAGCATTGGGGATAACGGGGAGTTAAAAATCATCGAAGCCCCTAAGAATGAAAGCGCAGAACTGATGGTTGTGGATCAGAATGGAAGCGGAGAGCTAGCCGCTATTTTCGAGGAAGATTATGAAGCGGTTACGGACACATCGTCCTCTTATGTAAAAGACCTTGTTGTCCGTACATTTTGCCCGTTACCTGCTGTACGGAACGAGGTTGATGTAGAAACAGAAATCCAGAACTACAATACATATCTGGAATTCTATAAAAATTCCAAGGACGACTTCGTAAAAACCGTGAAGCCATTGGTAGAAAAACTACTTGGTGTCAAAATGTTCTTCGATCAATATGCAACGAAAAACAAAGGCATGGTACCATCGCTTCTTATTACGAATGCGAAACTTGATATGACAGTGAAAAGCAATAACATCCCACGACTTGAAACGTATCTGAACACAGTAAACTCGAAAAATGATTTTACAGATACAATCTGGTTCGGGATCGTGCCAGCTGTTGAACTGGAGCATTCCGGGAATGCGAAAGTAAGTCGTGAACGCTTCCGTGGAAACCAAAAAGTTGTGAAGCAAGATGGAAATACGATGGAATCTCTCGCTATGCTTTTGCATGTGGTAAAAGATTATAAAATCCAGATCTTTTTCAACTTCGCAGCAGGAGAAGAGACAACGTTCAACACGATGGCAACGTCAGGTATCGATAAATACATGGATAAATGCTCGGTCCTGCTTCGCAAGGATTATAGTGAATTTGCGATTCCATGCATGCCTAATTTCACGATTATTCCGAAAGATAAATCCGGTGTGGTCATCGACAGCCGAATGTTGCAAACCGAAGACGGGGTTAAAATCTCGCAGGAAAAAGAAGATATCTTGAAGCTGTGGATTGAAGGCGTATATGTCGGGGCTAGCTATGTAGCCGCTGGACTTGTGGCTGCCTATCAGTGTCCGGAATTCCTGAAAGAAGCATTCCGCAATGTCAGCCGGGAATATCCGGGTGTGCGCTTCGATATTGAAGGCGGGGACAATGGTCTGCGTGTCGTGACAACGATGGCGAAAGAAATCTCCGGGTTTACCAACAGCATTAAGGATGCGATTAATCGTCGAAACTTCGGATTTGTTTTCTCGTCTGAAAATGCGCAAGTACAAGGCAGAGACGTCAAGCGAATTACCGTGTATAAAGCACGAAGCATGGCGATGACGGAAGACGGATTCGATTCGATCTATAAAACGCTCGTCAGCACATACATCGAGCGTCTGCTTCGCTTCCAGACTGGCGACTTCAAACACGATAATATCGTGCGGTTCTTCAGCAACAATCCGAGCAGTCAGAAGAGCAAGTGGCTGAATGCAAAAGGATATATCAACTCCATTATTCATGACGGAGATGACATGAACTACGTCATCGATGAGAAAAGCAACCTGTGTCATATCGACCTTGTATTTAATGGCAATGTGAAGAACCTTGAAGTCACGATTACCAAAGGGACCGCTGCAGCTAAAGTGTAG
- a CDS encoding serine/threonine protein kinase: MLEREMGLKKNTILNRTYQVKRMIACSDLSIVYIGRHIVSKEYCIIKEWFSRQLTLRDLDQRTVLCRRPSLEQKYEELKASFFREARILKDIQHRNIVTYMDHFEENGTGYIVTEYCRGWTLDRYIKQVDSYCPSDFFKHILLPLLDAVCALHKKGILHRDIKPANILCTKEGQLKLLDFGSAVYYTSADQYEIFTTVGFSPLEFYSARSRQGVYSDVYSLSATIYYCLSGKPPLDVAQRMIEDNLVAIKDQNRKVSSFFSYIVMKGLVVDYRRRTLSLSLLRTSAVAEYIFLKMKNFKKGL, encoded by the coding sequence GTGCTTGAACGGGAAATGGGACTGAAAAAAAATACGATTCTTAACCGTACATATCAAGTGAAGAGAATGATTGCTTGTAGTGATCTTTCGATTGTATATATCGGACGCCACATCGTGAGCAAAGAATATTGCATCATTAAGGAGTGGTTTTCAAGGCAGTTAACTTTGCGAGATCTCGATCAAAGAACGGTGCTATGTCGACGTCCGTCTCTCGAACAGAAATATGAGGAATTGAAAGCATCATTTTTCCGAGAAGCACGTATTTTGAAAGACATACAGCATCGGAATATTGTTACATATATGGACCATTTCGAAGAGAACGGCACGGGATATATTGTAACGGAATATTGCCGAGGGTGGACATTGGATCGATACATCAAGCAAGTAGACAGCTACTGTCCGTCCGATTTCTTCAAACATATCTTGCTACCGCTGCTAGATGCTGTCTGTGCTCTTCACAAAAAAGGCATCCTTCATCGTGATATAAAGCCAGCAAATATTTTATGTACAAAAGAAGGACAACTGAAGCTTCTCGATTTCGGTTCGGCTGTATATTATACATCTGCCGATCAGTACGAGATTTTTACGACAGTTGGGTTTTCTCCTCTAGAATTTTATTCAGCAAGAAGTCGGCAGGGGGTATATTCAGATGTATACAGCCTGTCCGCTACTATTTATTATTGTTTGAGCGGGAAGCCTCCTCTTGATGTGGCACAGCGAATGATTGAAGATAATCTTGTAGCGATTAAGGATCAGAATAGGAAAGTATCGTCTTTTTTCTCTTATATCGTGATGAAAGGCTTGGTAGTTGATTATCGTAGACGAACTTTATCACTCTCGCTTTTGCGTACGTCTGCCGTAGCTGAGTACATATTTCTGAAAATGAAGAATTTTAAAAAGGGACTTTAG
- a CDS encoding ABC transporter substrate-binding protein, giving the protein MTIKHVFDHLGRSVAVPFPPKRIVSLCPSLTETLFALGVGERVVGRTQFCIHPAEALADVVRVGGTKQVKDDVLASLAPDLIIAEKEENPKEMVERLAESYPVYVTDVETYEDALYMIRDLGKVVGARGEAKQITSEIEAGFAELAYVDGVRAAYFIWQNPYMVAGDHTYIHSLLSRCGFVNVFAEAEGRYPTVTEEEIRAAAPDYLFLSSEPFPFTEKHQEELAARFPDSTVVLVDGEMFSWYGSRMIAAADYLRKLVGEV; this is encoded by the coding sequence ATGACGATCAAGCATGTTTTTGATCATCTGGGGCGGTCAGTTGCCGTTCCATTTCCACCTAAGCGGATTGTTTCGCTTTGCCCATCGCTGACCGAGACGTTGTTTGCGCTTGGCGTAGGGGAGCGAGTAGTTGGACGAACGCAGTTCTGTATTCACCCGGCGGAGGCGCTTGCAGATGTTGTGCGTGTCGGCGGTACGAAGCAGGTCAAAGACGATGTACTCGCATCGCTTGCTCCGGACTTGATTATTGCCGAGAAAGAAGAGAATCCGAAAGAGATGGTTGAGCGCCTCGCAGAATCGTATCCGGTATATGTGACGGATGTGGAGACGTATGAGGATGCGCTTTATATGATCCGAGATCTTGGTAAAGTTGTCGGTGCACGTGGGGAAGCGAAGCAGATTACTAGCGAGATTGAAGCAGGATTTGCGGAGCTGGCATATGTAGACGGTGTGCGTGCAGCCTATTTCATCTGGCAAAATCCTTATATGGTCGCGGGAGATCATACGTATATTCACTCGCTGCTTTCGCGCTGCGGATTTGTGAATGTGTTTGCGGAGGCAGAAGGCCGCTATCCGACGGTGACGGAAGAAGAGATTCGTGCGGCGGCCCCGGATTATTTGTTCCTGTCATCGGAGCCGTTTCCGTTTACAGAGAAGCATCAGGAGGAGCTTGCGGCACGGTTCCCAGACAGTACGGTTGTGCTGGTGGATGGAGAGATGTTTTCATGGTATGGCTCACGGATGATTGCAGCAGCGGATTATTTGCGGAAGCTGGTCGGAGAGGTGTAG
- a CDS encoding ABC-F family ATP-binding cassette domain-containing protein, which produces MISTTGLTLRYGTRALFTDVNIKFTPGNCYGLIGANGAGKSTFLKILSGEIEASSGQVNITPGERLAILKQNHFEFDEFEVLKTVIMGHRRLYEIMVEKDELYAKPDFSDEDGIRASELEGEFAELNGWQAEAEAAEMLMGLGIPVDLHDKLMQDLDGSQKVRVLLAQALFGNPDILLLDEPTNHLDLESIQWLENFLYNYENTVIVVSHDRHFLNKVCTHIADIDFGKVQMYVGNYDFWYESSQLALKLAKDANKKTDEKRKELEAFIRRFSSNASKAKQATSRKKQLDKLTLEDIKPSSRRYPYINFKAEREAGKDILSVRDLSKTIEGEKVLDNVSFTVNKGDKIALVGQSELARTTLMQIVMGEVEADAGEFTWGVTTSQAYFPKDNAEYFEGCDLNLVDWLRQYSHDQDETFVRGFLGRMLFSGEEALKKASVLSGGEKVRCMLSRMMLKGANVLLLDEPTNHLDLESITALNNGLMEFDGTIIFDSHDHQFVQTVANRVIEITPNGLIDKQMEYDEYLANDEVKALREKMYS; this is translated from the coding sequence ATGATCAGCACAACTGGTCTTACGCTGCGCTACGGGACCCGCGCCCTGTTCACCGATGTAAACATTAAATTCACGCCGGGCAACTGCTACGGCTTAATCGGCGCAAACGGCGCTGGAAAGTCGACGTTTCTCAAAATTTTGTCTGGTGAGATTGAGGCGTCAAGCGGTCAGGTGAACATTACACCGGGCGAGCGCCTGGCAATTCTGAAACAGAACCATTTTGAATTCGATGAGTTCGAAGTGCTCAAAACGGTTATCATGGGCCACCGTCGTCTCTACGAAATTATGGTTGAAAAAGATGAGCTGTACGCGAAACCAGACTTCTCCGATGAAGATGGCATTCGCGCTTCTGAACTGGAAGGCGAATTCGCGGAGCTGAACGGCTGGCAGGCGGAAGCGGAAGCAGCCGAGATGCTGATGGGTCTTGGCATTCCGGTTGATCTGCATGATAAACTGATGCAAGATTTGGACGGAAGCCAGAAGGTCCGTGTTCTGCTTGCACAAGCACTGTTCGGCAATCCAGACATTCTACTGCTCGATGAGCCGACCAACCATTTGGATCTCGAATCGATCCAATGGCTGGAGAACTTCCTATATAATTATGAAAATACCGTAATCGTCGTATCCCATGACCGTCACTTCTTAAACAAAGTATGTACGCATATCGCCGATATCGACTTTGGAAAAGTTCAAATGTACGTAGGTAACTACGATTTCTGGTATGAATCCAGCCAGCTAGCATTGAAGCTTGCAAAAGACGCAAACAAGAAAACGGATGAAAAGCGCAAAGAGTTAGAAGCGTTCATTCGCCGTTTCAGCTCGAACGCATCCAAAGCAAAACAGGCAACATCGCGGAAAAAGCAGCTTGATAAGCTGACGCTTGAAGACATTAAACCATCTTCTCGCCGCTATCCGTATATTAATTTCAAAGCGGAGCGCGAAGCTGGGAAAGATATTCTGAGCGTACGCGATTTGTCAAAAACAATCGAGGGCGAGAAAGTGCTCGATAACGTAAGTTTTACCGTGAATAAAGGCGATAAAATTGCGCTCGTTGGTCAAAGTGAGCTAGCTCGCACGACGCTGATGCAGATTGTAATGGGCGAAGTGGAAGCAGATGCTGGTGAATTCACATGGGGCGTGACAACGTCACAGGCGTATTTCCCGAAAGACAATGCGGAATACTTCGAAGGCTGCGACCTGAATCTCGTCGACTGGCTGCGTCAGTATTCACACGATCAGGATGAAACATTCGTACGCGGCTTCCTTGGTCGGATGCTGTTCTCCGGTGAAGAAGCACTGAAAAAAGCAAGCGTACTGTCCGGGGGCGAGAAAGTTCGCTGCATGCTGTCACGCATGATGCTCAAGGGCGCAAACGTCCTGCTGCTGGATGAACCAACGAACCACCTTGACCTCGAATCGATCACAGCACTTAATAACGGCCTGATGGAATTCGACGGCACGATCATCTTCGACTCGCATGACCATCAGTTCGTACAGACCGTTGCCAACCGTGTCATCGAGATTACGCCGAACGGGCTGATCGACAAGCAAATGGAGTATGATGAGTACCTTGCAAACGATGAAGTAAAAGCACTGCGTGAGAAAATGTATAGCTAG
- the phoU gene encoding phosphate signaling complex protein PhoU: MQTHSFEQVKQQIIELAYMVRGHFLQATQAFEQKNAELAREVTAQDEEANALTDSVSKHSLSLIALQAPVAGDMRTVGAYLKIVTDLERIGDQAVDMADAIIRMDKTDKTLPLFTIMDMADAVKGILDTTIQAFEKEDINPLHTLNDMDDVIDGLHRRNVEMLESLLEKEPQHFREAIQYIKLLHALERIGDHATNIGEWTLYMKTGHIADLNH, encoded by the coding sequence ATGCAGACACATTCATTTGAACAAGTAAAACAACAAATTATTGAGCTGGCTTATATGGTACGGGGCCATTTCTTGCAGGCTACCCAGGCATTTGAGCAGAAAAATGCCGAACTGGCTCGTGAGGTTACTGCACAAGATGAAGAAGCGAATGCTTTAACGGATAGCGTATCTAAGCACAGCCTTAGCCTGATCGCTTTACAGGCTCCGGTAGCAGGAGACATGCGCACGGTTGGAGCATATTTGAAAATCGTAACGGATCTCGAGCGCATTGGTGACCAAGCAGTAGACATGGCGGATGCGATTATCCGAATGGATAAAACGGACAAAACGCTGCCGCTGTTTACGATCATGGATATGGCAGATGCAGTGAAAGGCATTCTTGATACGACCATTCAGGCGTTCGAAAAAGAAGATATCAATCCGCTTCATACTTTGAATGATATGGATGATGTAATTGATGGATTGCATCGTCGTAACGTTGAAATGCTTGAATCGCTGCTTGAAAAAGAACCGCAGCACTTCCGGGAAGCGATCCAGTATATCAAGCTTCTCCATGCCCTCGAGCGGATCGGCGATCATGCCACTAACATTGGGGAATGGACCCTCTATATGAAAACCGGGCATATTGCGGATTTGAATCACTAG
- the kapD gene encoding 3'-5' exonuclease KapD — protein MKNQYIFLDFEFTTFEKKEAPRGFFHEVIEAGMIVVKEEEIVDTYSSLVTPVFFPELGEKCRTLTGITQDDVQNGIPFDHMIMELLSRYEPERTTLVTWGDLDIKGLRRNCREHKVKFPFSVMLDDWLDLSKAYQFYYGHKDTPGLWAALTKYGLADKAQAHRALDDAVATFKVMRQMEQDSWVYDPKKPTMQTSIADLMGGSNMALLEKLRQQLS, from the coding sequence ATGAAAAACCAGTATATTTTTCTGGATTTTGAATTTACGACATTTGAGAAGAAAGAGGCCCCACGCGGATTTTTTCATGAAGTCATTGAAGCAGGGATGATTGTCGTAAAAGAAGAGGAAATCGTCGACACGTATTCATCCCTTGTGACCCCTGTGTTTTTTCCTGAACTTGGTGAGAAATGTCGAACGTTAACGGGCATTACACAGGATGATGTACAGAACGGAATTCCATTTGACCATATGATTATGGAACTGCTATCCCGCTACGAACCTGAACGAACGACGCTCGTGACATGGGGCGATCTCGATATTAAAGGGCTGCGCCGTAACTGTCGGGAGCATAAGGTGAAATTTCCATTCTCCGTTATGCTTGATGACTGGCTTGATCTGTCTAAAGCGTATCAGTTTTACTACGGGCATAAAGATACACCTGGACTGTGGGCCGCCCTGACGAAGTACGGACTCGCTGATAAAGCGCAGGCACACCGGGCGCTTGATGATGCAGTCGCTACTTTTAAGGTGATGCGGCAGATGGAACAGGACAGCTGGGTGTACGACCCGAAAAAACCGACGATGCAAACATCCATTGCCGACTTGATGGGCGGCAGTAACATGGCGCTGCTTGAAAAATTACGACAGCAGCTCTCCTAA
- a CDS encoding MetQ/NlpA family ABC transporter substrate-binding protein: MKKRNLGVIAALFTTVSLFAAGCGSSAAVNSNATEKSDTKKEVTLKVGAAAVPHAEILNSIKPKLKEEGINLEVVILDSEEQLNPALNDKQIDANYFQHVPYLESVKKEKGYDLVPAVKVHVEPIGFYSNKLKSKAEIKEGAKIGIPNNPSNEYRALSLLQQQGLIKLRDGLSTYEATPKDIVENPKKLKFEEAETPTLVRALPDLDGAIINTNIVLEAKIDPKTALFREDKNSPYANIVVVRKGDENRDEIKKLDAALTSPEVKKFIEDKYGVAVVPAF, encoded by the coding sequence ATGAAAAAGAGAAATCTTGGGGTTATTGCTGCTTTATTTACGACAGTAAGTCTTTTTGCGGCTGGTTGCGGTTCAAGTGCGGCGGTGAACAGCAATGCGACTGAGAAATCCGATACGAAAAAGGAAGTGACCTTGAAAGTAGGAGCAGCAGCCGTACCACACGCAGAAATTCTGAATTCGATCAAACCGAAATTGAAAGAAGAAGGGATTAACCTGGAGGTTGTCATTCTTGATAGTGAGGAGCAATTAAATCCGGCGCTAAATGATAAACAAATCGATGCGAACTACTTCCAGCATGTTCCGTATCTTGAGTCCGTGAAAAAAGAAAAAGGGTATGATCTCGTCCCAGCGGTCAAAGTTCACGTAGAGCCGATTGGATTCTACTCAAACAAACTTAAATCGAAGGCTGAAATTAAAGAGGGGGCGAAAATTGGCATTCCGAACAATCCGTCGAATGAATACAGAGCCCTGTCACTTTTGCAGCAGCAAGGATTAATCAAGCTGCGTGATGGTCTTTCTACATACGAAGCAACACCGAAAGACATTGTTGAGAATCCGAAAAAGCTGAAATTCGAGGAAGCAGAAACACCAACGCTTGTACGAGCGCTCCCGGACCTTGATGGTGCCATTATCAATACAAATATCGTTCTCGAAGCGAAAATTGATCCAAAAACGGCCCTGTTCCGCGAAGATAAAAACTCGCCGTATGCTAATATTGTCGTGGTCCGAAAAGGGGATGAAAACCGGGATGAGATCAAAAAGCTAGATGCTGCGCTGACTTCGCCTGAGGTGAAGAAATTTATCGAGGACAAATACGGTGTAGCGGTGGTTCCTGCCTTTTAA
- a CDS encoding methionine ABC transporter permease has product MRDDLVGLLWEGLCETLYMVFWSSLFATLIGVALGVTLVATDKGGIFEAPRLNKVISTIINSVRSLPFIILVVLLLPLSRLLIGTTLGPTAAILSLSIGAAPFLGRIIENSLKEVSSGKIEAAKSMGASNRTIIFNVLIPEALPTLVRGMTIGIIGIIEFTAVAGAIGAGGLGSLAVRFGYQRFREDVLFSTVILIIILVQVIQWTGDSIARSINKKRYKFE; this is encoded by the coding sequence ATGAGAGACGATTTGGTAGGTCTGCTTTGGGAAGGGCTTTGCGAAACGTTATATATGGTATTCTGGTCGTCTTTATTTGCCACATTGATCGGGGTTGCATTAGGTGTTACGTTAGTCGCCACAGATAAGGGGGGGATTTTTGAAGCGCCCCGATTGAATAAAGTCATCAGTACGATTATTAATAGCGTTCGTTCCCTTCCTTTCATTATACTAGTTGTCCTGTTGTTGCCACTTTCTCGTTTGCTTATCGGCACAACGCTGGGACCGACAGCAGCGATTCTATCGCTCTCGATTGGAGCAGCCCCTTTTCTCGGACGAATTATTGAAAACTCTTTAAAGGAAGTCAGTAGCGGGAAGATTGAAGCGGCCAAATCAATGGGGGCTTCGAATCGGACGATTATTTTTAACGTACTGATCCCGGAAGCATTGCCGACACTTGTGCGTGGCATGACGATTGGGATTATCGGCATTATAGAGTTTACTGCGGTCGCAGGCGCCATTGGTGCAGGCGGCTTGGGTAGCCTGGCTGTACGTTTCGGTTACCAACGATTCCGGGAAGATGTATTATTTTCAACGGTCATTTTAATTATTATTCTCGTGCAAGTCATTCAATGGACGGGGGATTCTATCGCCAGATCGATTAATAAGAAACGATATAAATTCGAATAA
- a CDS encoding methionine ABC transporter ATP-binding protein, with product MIVIQDVNKVYRTATSTVTALENINLTIETGDIFGIIGFSGAGKSTLIRCLNRLEEPDSGRIEIEGTVITDLGQKELQQARQKIGMVFQQFNLLDSKTVFENVAFPLQIAGYEKSYIEQRVREMLELVGLHDKEQAYPSQLSGGQKQRVGIARALVNDPHVLLCDEATSALDPQTTYSILELLQDINRQLNVTIVLITHELDVLQHICHNMAVMEGGRIVETGLVDTFFLHPKSETAKRFVRIIQHYRDTRTIMDGMGAGI from the coding sequence ATGATCGTGATTCAAGATGTGAATAAAGTATACCGAACAGCAACGAGTACAGTCACAGCGTTAGAAAATATTAATTTGACGATTGAAACAGGAGATATTTTCGGGATTATCGGGTTCAGCGGAGCAGGGAAATCAACCCTGATTCGCTGCCTTAACCGACTTGAAGAACCTGACTCAGGAAGGATCGAGATTGAAGGCACTGTCATTACGGACCTGGGGCAGAAAGAGCTTCAGCAGGCACGGCAGAAGATTGGGATGGTGTTTCAGCAGTTCAATTTGCTCGATTCTAAGACCGTTTTTGAAAATGTTGCGTTTCCGTTGCAAATAGCAGGCTATGAGAAATCATATATCGAGCAGCGAGTTAGAGAGATGCTAGAGCTTGTTGGACTGCATGATAAAGAGCAGGCATACCCATCTCAACTCTCAGGTGGGCAAAAGCAGCGAGTTGGTATCGCGCGGGCACTCGTAAATGACCCGCATGTGCTGCTGTGCGATGAAGCAACATCAGCGCTTGATCCCCAGACAACGTATTCGATTCTCGAACTGCTTCAAGATATTAATCGCCAGCTTAATGTAACGATTGTCCTGATTACACATGAGCTGGACGTATTGCAGCATATTTGTCATAACATGGCCGTTATGGAAGGGGGAAGAATCGTGGAGACCGGTTTGGTAGATACGTTTTTCTTGCACCCGAAAAGCGAGACGGCAAAACGCTTCGTTCGAATTATTCAGCATTACCGTGACACACGTACGATCATGGACGGCATGGGGGCGGGAATATGA
- a CDS encoding LLM class flavin-dependent oxidoreductase, with amino-acid sequence MTQNRQIKLSAFLVGTGMHVASWRHPNAQPDASIDLAYYKKLAQLAERGKFDFAFLADSLAINEESQVNILNRYEPITLITALAGATSRIGLVATVSTSYSEPYNLARQFLSADHISNGRVGWNIVTTRDLSNNTALNFSRTEHYNHSLRYERAKEFLEVVKGLWDSWEDDAFIRDKESGEFFDRTKLHRINHEGEFFSVQGPLNIARSRQGYPVFVQAGNSESGQNFAAGVTEVAFSIKYNIEEAKEYYRSFKKKVADVGRSPNDVYVLQGISPVIGATQEEAEQKFAYLESLIIEEKGLAFLADYFKDVDFTGVTLDSKASDLGLGNLSETKSDYKKHQQAIAREGITLREVYSILTGSFTDPDLVGTPEKIASTLERWFTERAADGFMLMAPLLPDVLEDFVNSVVPLLQERGLFRTEYEGDTLREHFNLPKPINRFTQERHQVNT; translated from the coding sequence ATGACCCAAAACCGACAAATTAAGTTATCTGCTTTCCTGGTAGGAACCGGTATGCATGTTGCGTCATGGAGACATCCGAACGCGCAGCCAGATGCAAGCATTGATCTGGCTTATTATAAAAAATTGGCGCAGCTTGCCGAGCGTGGGAAGTTTGACTTCGCTTTTCTTGCTGATAGTCTGGCGATTAATGAAGAATCCCAGGTAAATATTTTGAACCGCTATGAGCCGATTACACTGATTACGGCACTGGCCGGGGCTACCTCTAGGATTGGGCTTGTCGCAACAGTCTCTACGTCGTATTCGGAACCGTACAATCTGGCCCGTCAGTTTTTATCGGCGGATCATATCAGCAACGGAAGAGTAGGCTGGAATATTGTTACGACACGGGACTTGTCTAACAATACCGCATTAAACTTTAGCCGGACTGAGCATTACAACCATAGCTTGCGATATGAGCGAGCAAAAGAGTTTCTCGAAGTCGTCAAAGGGTTGTGGGATTCGTGGGAAGATGACGCCTTTATTCGGGACAAAGAAAGTGGTGAGTTTTTTGATCGAACGAAGCTGCATCGTATTAACCACGAAGGAGAGTTCTTCTCTGTGCAAGGTCCGCTTAATATTGCACGCTCTAGACAGGGCTATCCTGTATTTGTGCAGGCAGGTAACTCAGAATCTGGGCAGAACTTCGCTGCGGGTGTAACAGAAGTTGCATTTTCGATTAAATACAACATCGAGGAAGCGAAAGAGTACTACCGTTCTTTCAAGAAAAAAGTCGCTGACGTCGGACGTTCGCCGAATGATGTGTATGTTTTACAGGGCATATCACCTGTGATCGGAGCGACACAGGAGGAAGCCGAGCAAAAATTTGCGTATTTGGAGTCTCTTATAATAGAAGAAAAAGGGTTGGCATTTCTGGCTGATTATTTCAAAGATGTTGATTTTACTGGCGTGACACTTGATTCCAAAGCGTCTGACCTTGGACTTGGTAATCTGTCGGAGACGAAATCCGATTATAAGAAGCATCAACAGGCGATTGCCAGGGAAGGGATTACGCTTAGAGAGGTTTATTCGATTCTGACGGGTTCGTTTACTGATCCTGATCTTGTCGGAACACCTGAAAAAATAGCCAGTACGCTTGAGAGATGGTTCACCGAAAGAGCGGCGGACGGCTTTATGTTGATGGCACCTCTTTTACCAGATGTTTTGGAAGATTTCGTGAATAGTGTAGTGCCGTTGCTGCAGGAACGCGGGTTGTTTCGTACCGAGTATGAAGGAGACACGCTTCGAGAACATTTTAATTTGCCAAAACCAATCAATCGTTTTACACAAGAACGTCATCAGGTGAATACATGA